From Phoenix dactylifera cultivar Barhee BC4 unplaced genomic scaffold, palm_55x_up_171113_PBpolish2nd_filt_p 001178F, whole genome shotgun sequence, the proteins below share one genomic window:
- the LOC120108108 gene encoding sigma intracellular receptor 2-like — MGLISGLVDAVVVLFSAVLAVAVPLIDSQTVLPSSLFPAPLVELKKWYGEEYGDYLMVEKPHFFVGLVWVEIAFLWPLSLANIYGILARRPWATTTTLMAGVSAATSMAALMAELKLSGKASDKLIQMYSPFLVFAFFATLRGLFSRPRRTITSASHSAAARKKRA, encoded by the exons ATGGGGTTGATCTCGGGGCTCGTTGATGCCGTGGTGGTGCTGTTCTCGGCGGTACTGGCTGTGGCGGTGCCGCTGATCGACTCCCAGACCGTCCTCCCCAGCTCGCTCTTCCCGGCGCCGCTGGTGGAGCTCAAGAAGTGGTACGGCGAGGAGTACGGCGACTACCTAATGGTCGAGAAGCCCCACTTCTTCGTCGGGCTCGTCTGGGTCGAGATCGCCTTCCTCTGGCCCCTCTCGCTCGCCAACATCTACGGCATCCTCGCCCGCCGCCCCTgggccaccaccaccaccctcaTGGCCGGCGTCTCCGCCGCCACCTCCATG GCTGCTCTAATGGCGGAGCTGAAACTTTCAGGCAAGGCATCAGACAAGCTGATTCAAATGTATTCTCCGTTTCTGGTTTTTGCCTTCTTTGCAACCCTAAGAGGACTTTTCTCCCGCCCTCGACGCACAATTACAAGTGCATCTCATTCTGCTGCTGCTAGGAAGAAGAGGGCTTAA